A genomic segment from Glycine soja cultivar W05 chromosome 18, ASM419377v2, whole genome shotgun sequence encodes:
- the LOC114397093 gene encoding uncharacterized protein LOC114397093, whose amino-acid sequence MPLYTKFLKDLLIKKGKYIHNGNIMVEGNCSAVIQRIPPPKYKDPGSVTIPCSIGVVSVGKALIDLGASINLMPLSMCRRIGNLEIAPTRMTLHLADHSITRPYGVVEDVLVKVRQFMFPMDFVIMDIEEDAEIPLILGCPFMLTVKCVVDMGNGNLEMSVDDQKVTFNLFDTIKHPSDHKACFKMKAVEHEVAMEEEKELKKCLEELDGLKGRPSEKVVFEELKKDLPIEKAKVDLKILPEHLKYVFLEDNKAKPIVISNSQTDEEESWLEEVCKEVLKLLEADLIYPISDSAWVILVQVVPKKGGMTVIRNEKNDLIPTRTATG is encoded by the exons atgccactctacaCTAAGTTTCTCAAGGATTTGCTGATCAAGAAGGGTAAATACATACATAATGGAAACATTATGGTGGAAGGCAATTGCAGCGCAGTTATTCAGAGAATCCCCCCACCAAAGTACAAAGATCCAGGGAGTGTGACTATCCCATGCTCAATAGGTGTTGTATCGGTAGGAAAAGCACTTATTGATTTAGGGGCTAGCATCAATCTGATGCCCCTATCTATGTGTAGAAGGATCGGGAACTTGGAGATTGCACCAACTAGAATGACATTGCATCTAGCTGATCATTCAATTACAAGACCCTACGGTGTAGTGGAGGATGTGTTGGTCAAGGTGCGTCAATTCATGTTCCCTATGGATTTTGTGATCATGGATATAGAAGAAGATGCTGAAATTCCATTGATCTTAGGCTGTCCCTTCATGTTGACGGTTAAGTGTGTGGTGGACATGGGAAATGGTAACCTAGAAATGAGTGTCGATGATCAAAAGGTTACCTTCAATTTATTCGACACAATTAAGCACCCAAGTGACCACAAGGCCTGTTTTAAGATGAAGGCAGTTGAACATGAGGTGGCCATG gaagaagaaaaagaattgaAGAAATGTCTAGAAGAGTTGGATGGGTTGAAAGGAAGGCCTTCAGAAAAAGTAGTGtttgaagaattgaagaagGACCTTCCCATAGAGAAAGCTAAGGTGGACTTGAAGATCTTGCCGGAGCATTTGAAGTATGTGTTCTTAGAAGATAATAAGGCAAAACCAATAGTGATTAGCAACTCTCAAACTGATGAGGAGGAATCTTGGCTG GAAGAAGTGTGCAAGGAAGTGCTCAAATTGCTGGAAGCAGACCTCATTTATCCCATCTCAGATAGTGCTTGGGTGATCCTTGTTCAAGTAGTCCCAAAAAAGGGTGGCAtgacagtgatcagaaatgaaaagaatgatTTGATCCCCACAAGAACAGCCACGGGGTAG
- the LOC114397094 gene encoding uncharacterized protein LOC114397094, whose translation MGLSPFQMVYGKACYLPIEMEHKAYWALKFLNFDEVLSGEKRKLQLLELEEMRLNAYESSRLYKQKVKAYHDKNLLKKDFQPGQQVLLFNSRLKLFPGKLKSKWSGPFTIKEVKPYGVVELIDP comes from the coding sequence ATGGGACTATCTCcatttcaaatggtttatggcaAAGCCTGCTACTTACCAATAGAGATGGAGCATAAGGCATATTGGGCTTTGAAGTTTCTgaattttgatgaagttctatCGGGAGAGAAAAGGAAGCTGCAACTCTTGGAGTTGGAGGAAATGAGGTTGAATGCATATGAATCATCCAGGCTATACAAGCAAAAGGTGAAGGCATATCACGATAAAAATTTGCTGAAGAAGGACTTCCAGCCTGGCCAACAAGTTCTGTTGTTCAACTCAAGGCTAAAGCTGTTCCCAGGCAAATTGAAGTCTAAATGGTCTGGACCATTTACTATCAAAGAAGTGAAGCCATATGGAGTAGTGGAGCTAATAGATCCTTAG